GGTGGTCAGCCTAGGTTCCGCAGCATGTGGGAACGCTACTGCCGTTCTGTTTCCGCCATTGTGTAAGAATCCATCTTTTTCACTATTTTGGAGGTTTTTCAAATGACTAAAAACTCTTTGGCTCTTGCTCCTGATTATGACTCCAGGTATGTAGTCGATGCTGCTGATCCTGACAACCTTAGTGTCTCGAAAAGCGAACTCCATGATTTGTTGAGCAAGACGTCGCTTAGTGGTATCCCTCTTCTAGTCCTCGGTAACAAAATCGACAAGCCTGGTGCTCTGTCCAAAGATGACTTAACCGAGGAAATGTAAGTCCCCTCACACCCAAACATACAACAATTGCATTGCCTCTTTACTTCGATTCTGAAGATGTTTTTTTTCTCCATTGTTTGCACAGGGGGCTCAAGTCTCTCACAGATAGAGAAGTCTGTTGCTTCATGATATCATGCAAGAACTCTACCAACATTGACCAAGTGATTGATTGGCTTGTAAAGCACTCCAAGTCTGCAAGCTAAACATATATTTTCTCAGTCTTTCTGTGTGTGTTGCTCCTTTGATGGTGGAAGAAGACAATTTTATTTCTTTTGTTTTAAATCATGTGAGAAACAAGACTTTGTCTTTGTTTTTATCGTCTTTCTTTCTTCTGTATATTAGTCTTGATTGGTTTTCTTCTTCTTATGCAACAAATTTCATCTTCCTTCAGGGTTGAATTTGAAAGAATTGAAACATAATGGCGTAATTCGTAAATTTCAATAAATATCAGACCAAAAACGGAGATTTTTTAAAATAAAAAAAATAGAGATAGGATAAAGCTAAACTATACGCTTCACTTGCTAGTATCCTCGCAAGCAATGGACGCATCGGTGGTGAGATTCTCCCAATCTCCGGCAAGATTGCCGCCGGAATTCGAACCGGATATGGAGAAAATCAAACGGAGGCTCCTCAAGTACGATGTCGACCCCACCCCTAAAATCCTTAAAACCCTCCGAAAGAAGGAAATTCAAAAGCACAACCGGAGAACCAAGCGCCTAACCGAGTCCAATTCCGAGACGGTGTACACGGAGGCGCAGAGACGGACTATGGAGGAAGAGGCTCACTTCGAAACACTACGGCGGGAATACAAGCAATTCACGAGGAGAGTTTCGGGAAATAGGAGGGGAGAAGACGGCGAAAGGAGTTTGATAGTTGGGAATCCATGGGAGGGAATCGAGAGGGTGAGGCTGAAGGAGCTCGTCGGCGATGTACGGAGAGAGGAGGTCAGCGGCGGGAAACTGAGGAAAGAGAATCTGAAAGAGCTGAAGAAGATACTGGAGCAGGATCTCCGCTGGGTTCTCGAGGACGACGTTGATGACGTGGAAGAGTATGATTTGGCGGCTCGAAACGACGACGTGGGAGGATTTGATCCTGCGAAACGGTGGCGAAACGAAGGAGAAGCAGTGCGCGTTCTCGTTGACAGGTAATATGATAATTTCATGGGTCATTATCGATGGCCACGTGTCCCAAGTAACAGCTGAGACGAAACTAATATTACAAGTTTAGGATTAGCTTTGATTCATGACTAAATTATTGTTTAATTGTTTGATTATTTGCAATTAGGTTGAGTAGTAGAGAAATAACTGAGAAGCATTGGAAGTTTGTGAGGATGATGAATCAGTCAGGGCTTCAGTTCAATGAAGATCAAATGCTTAAGATTGTTGATAGATTAGGACGCAAAAGGAGCTGGAAACAAGCTCTAGCTGTTGTTCATTGGGTCTATTCCGATAAGAAGCGTAAACATCTTAGGAGCAGGTGATTAGTTCCCTATGTTCTTTCATTGATTTCATGGACTATTATTTATGACCATCGTTTCTGAGATTATAAACCTTTTACTAGGTTTGTATACACCAAGCTTTTGTCTGTTCTTGGGTTTGCAAGGAGGCACGAGGAAGCTCTCCAGATATTTAATCTGATGCTCGTAAGTAACTTCTGGTTTGTGTTAATTACAGTAAGCAATTTTCGTTGGGTTAACTCTCATCCATTAGTCAATATAGGGTGATCGCCAGTTGTATCCTGATATGGCGGCATACCACAGTGTTGCCGTGACGCTTGGGCAAGCTGGTTTTTTGAAAGAGTTGCTCAAAGTAATCGAGCGCATGAGGCAGAAACCAACTAAGCTTATTAAGACTTTGCGCCAAAAGAACTGGGATCCTGTGCTTGAACCTGACGTGGTTGTGTACAATGCTGTAAGTGAGCTTTTGCGAATAATGAAACTTTTATGGAACAAAATCACTATTTTCTAATTGCGGCCTGGCTTTAACCGGTTACCCAGATTTTGAACGCTTGTGTTCCATCACGCCAATGGAAGGCTGTTTCATGGGTATTTATCGAGTTGAGAAAAAACGGTCTGAGGCCTAATGGAGCTACCTATGGACTTGCTATGGAGGTAATGTTTTTGCTTTCCAACCGAAACTAAACCTTCTAGATGTGTTTTGAGTTGGATGCGTTGTAATTGTTACAGGTTATGTTGGAGTCAGGGAAGTATGATCGTGTTTACGAATTCTTTAGGAAGATGAAAAGCAGTGGCGAAGCTCCAAAAGCAATTACGTACAAGGGTAGCTACTGGTTCTCTCTGTAATTTTGGGTTTTTGTTCTTGTTTTTGGTGTTTATAAGGTAATATGATTCTCAGTTCTTGTACGAGCTCTCTGGAGAGAAAACAAAATCGAGGAAGCTGTTGAAGCAGTTAGAGATATGGAACAAAAGGGAGTCATAGGAACGGGTTCAGTTTACTATGAACTGGCATGCTGTCTCTGCAACAACGGACGCTGGCGTGAAGCAATGCTCGAGGCAAGTTCTCCCTCATAGTTTAATAACCCTTTCTGCTAATCAGAAAACCTCTGGGGTATTAATCTTCTTCAGAACGCATTTAATAATGCAGGTTGGGAGGATGAAAAGGCTTGAAAACTGCAAACCCCTCGAGATTACCTTCACAGGACTCATAGCGGCTTCATTGAACGGTGGTCATGTTGATGATTGCGTGGCTATATTCCAGTATATGAAAGATAAATGCGATCCCAACATAGGAACCGTGAACACGATGCTTAGAGTGTACGGAAGG
The DNA window shown above is from Brassica oleracea var. oleracea cultivar TO1000 chromosome C3, BOL, whole genome shotgun sequence and carries:
- the LOC106334295 gene encoding ADP-ribosylation factor-like protein 8A gives rise to the protein MGLWDAFLNWLRSLFFKQEMELSLIGLQNAGKTSLVNVVATGGYSEDMIPTVGFNMRKVTKGSVTIKLWDLGGQPRFRSMWERYCRSVSAIVYVVDAADPDNLSVSKSELHDLLSKTSLSGIPLLVLGNKIDKPGALSKDDLTEEMGLKSLTDREVCCFMISCKNSTNIDQVIDWLVKHSKSAS
- the LOC106335228 gene encoding pentatricopeptide repeat-containing protein At5g67570, chloroplastic, which codes for MDASVVRFSQSPARLPPEFEPDMEKIKRRLLKYDVDPTPKILKTLRKKEIQKHNRRTKRLTESNSETVYTEAQRRTMEEEAHFETLRREYKQFTRRVSGNRRGEDGERSLIVGNPWEGIERVRLKELVGDVRREEVSGGKLRKENLKELKKILEQDLRWVLEDDVDDVEEYDLAARNDDVGGFDPAKRWRNEGEAVRVLVDRLSSREITEKHWKFVRMMNQSGLQFNEDQMLKIVDRLGRKRSWKQALAVVHWVYSDKKRKHLRSRFVYTKLLSVLGFARRHEEALQIFNLMLGDRQLYPDMAAYHSVAVTLGQAGFLKELLKVIERMRQKPTKLIKTLRQKNWDPVLEPDVVVYNAILNACVPSRQWKAVSWVFIELRKNGLRPNGATYGLAMEVMLESGKYDRVYEFFRKMKSSGEAPKAITYKVLVRALWRENKIEEAVEAVRDMEQKGVIGTGSVYYELACCLCNNGRWREAMLEVGRMKRLENCKPLEITFTGLIAASLNGGHVDDCVAIFQYMKDKCDPNIGTVNTMLRVYGRNDMFIEAKELFEEIVREKESHLVPDEYTYSFMLEASARSLQWEYFEHVYQTMILSGYQIDQTKHVPMLIEASRAGKWSLLEHAFDAILEDGEIPHPLFFTEMLCHAAAKGDYQRAITLINTMALASFQISEEEWGDLFEENQDWITQENLQQLSDYILDCDYASEPTVSNLSKSLKSLCGSSSSTQPLLAIDVTNQSLSKKPEEGLLLHDTAMEEETDTKGEAWEFTETELETLGLEELEIDDDESSDSDTLSVYDILKEWEESSEKDS